From Alosa sapidissima isolate fAloSap1 chromosome 7, fAloSap1.pri, whole genome shotgun sequence, the proteins below share one genomic window:
- the sulf2b gene encoding LOW QUALITY PROTEIN: extracellular sulfatase Sulf-2b (The sequence of the model RefSeq protein was modified relative to this genomic sequence to represent the inferred CDS: deleted 3 bases in 2 codons): MASRGLTAGLLVFLGVLALAHASAFLSGQRLKPRFQRDRRNIRPNIILILTDDQDIELGSMQAMNKTRRIMEQGGTHFSNAFVTTPMCCPSRSSMLTGKYAHNHNTYTNNENCSSPSWQAQHEPRTFGVYLNNTGYRTAFFGKYLNEYNGTYVPPGWREWVAMVKNSRFYNYTICRNGVREKHGCEYPKDYLTDLITNDSINYFRASKRVYPHRPILMVLSHAAPHGPEDAAPQYTTAFPNASQHITPSYNYAPNPDKHWIMRYTGSMKPIHMEFTNMLQRKRLQTLLSVDDSVEKVYNMLVETGELENTYIIYTADHGYHIGQFGLVKGKSMPYEFDIRVPFYIRGPNVEAGTINPHMVLNIDLAPTILDIAGLDIPPDMDGKSILKLLDTDRQANRFQFNKKGKVWRDSFLVERGKLLHKLNEGKDVAQEENFLPKYQRVKDLCQRAEYQTPCEQIGQKWQCVEDATGKLRLYKCKGMTSSSPLRKNQNQNQSPSSLKAQLFQRSSSHHHHHHHHQPAAAAAAAAASLSPDGCNCRLPLYRVNPFKKSKMLSRKKLKALKSYSRNRFTRDISMEIGGDLYAVDLGDPYRSMAPRNRSQNRAPGSQDEEEEFSGMGGFTVPPQTNSNSLALPNSIKVTHRCAILANDTVKCDLGVYKSLQAWKDHKLHIDHEIETLQTKIKNLREVRGHLKKSRPEECDCNKYIYQSKFKKFRKYKGDGVHPFRCFLEYFDLNTDPYQLINAVNTLDRHVLNELHIQLMELRGCKGHKQCNPRTRSLDLGGKERSSYDEYRQFHRRKWPKVKKPVSKSLGQIWEGWEG, translated from the exons ATGGCGAGCCGGGGCCTCACCGCCGGCCTCCTTGTGTTCCTCGGGGTCTTAGCGCTGGCCCATGCGTCCGCCTTCCTCTCGGGTCAGCGCCTGAAGCCTCGTTTCCAGCGGGACCGCCGCAACATTCGGCCCaacatcatcctcatcctcaccgATGATCAGGACATCGAGCTGG gCTCCATGCAGGCGATGAATAAGACGCGGCGCATCATGGAGCAGGGTGGCACACACTTCTCCAACGCGTTCGTCACCACGCCCATGTGCTGCCCGTCGCGCTCCTCCATGCTGACGGGGAAGTACGCGCACAACCACAACACCTACACCAACAACGAGAACTGCTCCTCGCCCTCCTGGCAGGCCCAGCACGAGCCGCGCACGTTTGGGGTCTATCTCAACAACACGGGCTACAGGACAG cgttCTTTGGGAAGTACCTAAATGAGTACAATGGTACGTACGTGCCCCCGGGCTGGAGAGAGTGGGTGGCCATGGTCAAGAACTCCCGCTTCTACAACTACACTATCTGCCGCAACGGAGTACGAGAGAAACACGGCTGCGAGTATCccaag GACTACCTGACAGACCTGATCACTAATGACAGCATTAACTACTTCCGGGCGTCCAAGAGGGTGTACCCCCACCGACCCATCCTCATGGTCCTGAGTCACGCTGCCCCCCACGGGCCGGAGGATGCAGCGCCGCAGTACACCACCGCATTCCCCAACGCCTCGCAGCACAT CACCCCCAGCTATAACTACGCACCCAACCCAGATAAGCACTGGATCATGCGCTACACAGGGTCCATGAAGCCCATCCACATGGAGTTCACCAACATGCTGCAGAGGAAGAGGCTGCAGACACTGCTCTCCGTCGACGACAGCGTGGAGAAG GTGTATAATATGCTGGTGGAGACTGGAGAGCTGGAGAACACCTACATCATATACACTGCTGACCACGGCTACCATATCGGCCAGTTTGGACTGGTCAAGGGCAAGTCCATGCCCTACGAGTTTGACATACGAGTGCCCTTCTACATACGAGGCCCTAACGTGGAGGCAGGAACTAT caaccCCCACATGGTGCTGAACATCGACCTGGCGCCCACCATCTTGGACATCGCTGGACTGGACATTCCGCCCGACATGGACGGCAAGTCCATCCTAAAACTGCTGGACACTGACCGGCAAGCTAACAG GTTCCAGTTCAACAAGAAGGGCAAAGTGTGGAGAGACTCCTTCCTGGTGGAGCGTGG GAAGTTGCTGCACAAGCTGAATGAGGGGAAAGATGTGGCTCAGGAAGAGAACTTCCTGCCCAAGTACCAGCGGGTGAAGGACCTGTGCCAGCGAGCAGAGTACCAGACGCCCTGTGAGCAGATTGGACAG AAGTGGCAGTGTGTAGAGGATGCCACTGGTAAGCTGCGGCTGTATAAGTGTAAGGGGATGACCAGCTCGTCCCCCCTGCGTAagaaccagaaccagaaccagagTCCGTCCAGCCTGAAGGCCCAGCTGTTCCAGCGTAGCagtagc caccaccaccaccatcaccaccatcagccagcagcagcagcagcagcagcagcagcatcgcTCTCACCCGATGGCTGCAACTGCAGACTGCCCCTCTACAGAGTTAACCCCTTCAAGAAGAGCAAGATGCTGTCCAGAAAGA AGTTGAAGGCCCTTAAGAGCTACTCCCGCAACCGTTTCACCCGTGACATTTCCATGGAGATTGGCGGAGACCTGTATGCCGTTGACCTTGGCGATCCGTACCGATCCATGGCCCCCAGGAACCGGAGCCAGAACCGAGCCCCCGGCTCGCAGGACGAGGAAGAGGAATTCAGTGGGATGGGAGGATTCACCGTGCCTCCCCAGACCAACAGCAACAGTCTGGCACTGCCCAACTCCATCAAGGTCACACAcag GTGTGCCATCTTGGCTAATGACACAGTGAAGTGTGATCTTGGTGTGTACAAGTCACTGCAAGCCTGGAAAGACCACAAGCTCCACATTGACCAtgag ATTGAAACTCTGCAGACTAAGATTAAGAACCTTCgcgaggtcagaggtcacctgAAAAAGTCTCGGCCCGAAGAGTGCGACTGCAACAAATACAT CTACCAGTCCAAGTTCAAGAAATTCAGGAAGTACAAGGGAGATGGTGTTCATCCTTTCAGGTG CTTCCTGGAGTACTTCGAC CTCAACACCGACCCTTACCAG ctGATTAATGCGGTGAACACTCTGGACCGTCATGTTCTTAATGAGCTGCATATTCAGCTGATGGAGCTCCGCGGCTGCAAAGGACACAAGCAGTGCAACCCTCGCACGCGCAGCCTGGACCTGG GCGGTAAAGAGCGCAGCAGCTATGATGAATACAG GCAGTTTCACCGTCGCAAGTGGCCTAAAGTGAAGAAGCCCGTCTCCAAATCACT AGGACAAATTTGGGAGGGCTGGGAGGGTTAA